From the Hordeum vulgare subsp. vulgare chromosome 1H, MorexV3_pseudomolecules_assembly, whole genome shotgun sequence genome, the window GCCGGGAATGGTACGCCgagagccgccccgagcccccggacatggcggccggtgccggagacgaTGAAACGGCGGGTTGACGGAGGAGGCgttgcactccctctctctctctactaCTTCTCAGAAGCTTACCAGGGAAGAATGAGGGAAGGGGGAAACTGGCGGCGCTGGGGGgacggagagggaaccctagggcagaggaggaggCCCCGGGCTCCTTTTatcgtctcgggaggcgagctcgagccgctggattAAGGGGGAGGCGATCGGGAGGCGGAGCGTAGGTCGTACAagagtgacgtcgggaggaagaagaaaacggcTCGCCAGCGGGCTCTGTCGCCAGGGTTGGAGACCtactgggccagcacgggaggAAGACTTAATGGGCCAGGGAAAGAAATAATTACACAGGAGGTTTATCCAAATAGATAAACAGGAAAAAAAATGCACCCAGGGAAGAAAATATTACCCAAAATAACTTCTGGgttaaaaattaaaaggaaaatcctgctgGTCATGAGGAATTATGGCCcaatagaaaaaataggaaagcaatatttggagttgtttgaaataaatgcaaaacaggaattaatttgctgttttggatttatttgcaccttttaAAACAAATAACAAGTCAGCAAAAAATACTCCTCCTCATAACCACATTTTTATCTAacaccagacattttagaatcatttttgggaagaaggaattttgacatggaaaaaaataggagggaaaaggaatttaaaaagcaagagcttaaaatgattagcactcactcctacatcacacacaccattatcacatgcatcacaagatagtgcaaaaccaccacttaaccctagcaagatcacatgcactcacaacaccacaacactactcctagtaaaaacaaatgcaacatgatcatggcatgcaatcatgaggtatggcaaggaatgataagttatgcatgcatgcaagggaagcaagtactaaggaacacacatgaaatcatggcacaaaatgatatcatcacaatctctgacaaggtggccccacatggaaggttacataacgggaaagtcctacacttggggcattacacggaagcaaagtgtttgtttctagaaacgggttctttcttgaggaaaggtttctctcgaaagaattgagtgggagggtgatagaacttgatgaggttattgaaccatcacttcgactagtgtgtagcagggcacaggaagttgttcctgtgacgcctacaccaattgaagtggaagctgatgatggagatcattgagcttcggatcaagttactacaaacctcgtaggtcgacaaggtcgcgtactactacagagtggtatggtaaccctgtcttggaggtcatgttgttgaacaataatgaacctacgagctgtggagaagcgatggtgggcccggattccgacaaatggctggaggccatgaaatccgagagaggatccatgtatgaaaacaaagtgtagactttggaagaactacttgatggtcgtaggactattgagtgaaGATGGACctataaaaggaagacagacgacgatggtgataagtcactattaagaaaagctcaacttgtcgcaaagatgtttccaacatgatcaaacagttgactatggtgagactttctcactcgtagcgatgctaaaagtttgttagaattatgttagtagttgttgcattatttttgaaatgttgcacatatgatgtcaaaacattgtttcctcgacggtttccttgagcaaacattgtatgtgatacaaccagaaggttttgtcgatcctaaagatactaacaagtatgcaagctccagcgatccttcaatggactggtgcaagcatctcggagttggaatatacactttgatgagatgatcaaagattttgggtttgtacaaggtttatgagaaacttgtatgtcCAAAGAAGtgggtgggagcactatagaatttctgataagtatatgtggttgacatattgttgatcagaagtaatgtagaatttctgtgaagcataaaaggttgtttgaaaggagtttttcaaaggaatacctggattgagctacttgaacgttgagcatcaagatctatggagatagatcaaaacgcttaatataagtttcaacaagatgcatgccttgacaagtttttgaaggaattcgaaatagatcagcaaagaaggagttcttgactgtgttgtaaggtgtgaatttgagtaagactcaaaacgcgaccacggcagaataaagagaatagacgaaggtcgtcttatatgccttagccgtagactctaaagtatgccctgctgagtaccgcacctgatgtgtgccttgcagcaagtctgttaagaggtacacagagtgatccaggattgaatcactgatcagcggtcaaagttatccttagtaactaaatagactaaggaatttttctcgattatggaggtggttaaagagttcgtcgtaaagggttacgtcaatgcaagctttgacactaatccgaataactatgagtagtgaaacggattcatatagtagagtagatatttggagcatttccgaatagcacgtagtagcagcatctataacgtgacataaagatttgtaaagaatgcacggatctaaaagtttcagaaccgttgactaaaacctctctcaggggcaagacgtgatcagaccccagaactatatgggtgttggattcattgaaatcacatggtgatatgaactagattattgactctagcgtaagtgggagactgttggaaatatgccctagaggcaataatacttagttattattatatttctttgttcatgataatcgtttattatccatgctataattgtattgattggaaacacaatacttgtgtggatacatagacaaaacgttgtccctagtaagcctctagttgactagctcgttgatcaaagatggtcaaggtttcctggccataggcaagtgttgttagttgataacgggatcaaatcattaggagaatcatgtgatggactagacccaaactaatagacgtagcatgttgatcgtgtcattttgttgctactgttttctgcatgtcaagtatttgttcctcatgagatcatataactcactgacactggaggaatgctttgtgtgtatcaaacgtcgcaacgtaactgggtgactataaagatgctctacaggtatctccaaaggtgttcgttgagttagtatggatcaatactgggattggtcactccgtatgacggagaggtatctcggggcccactcggtaatacaacatcacacacaagccttgcaagcaatgtgacttagtgtaagttgtgggatcttgtattacggaacgagtaaagagacttgccggtaaacgagattgaaataggtatgtggatactgacgatcgaatctcaggcaagtaacataccaaaggacaaagggaatgacatacgggattatatgaatccttggcactgaggttcaaaagataagatcttcgtagaatatgtaggatccaatatgggcatctaggtcccgctattggatattgaccgaggagtctctcgggtcatgtctacatagttctcgaacccgcagggtctacacacttaaggttcgacgttgttttatgcgtatttgagttatatggttggttaccgaatgttgttcggagtcctcgatgagatcacgaacgtcacgagggtttccggattggtccggaaacgaacattgatatataggatgacctcatttggttacaggaaggttttcgtgcattaccggaaaagtttcgggctcatcggtagtgtactgggagtgccgggaggggtgccggggaccaccaggaggggtgtcacgccccaaggggtctcatgggctatgggaagagataaaccagcccctagtgggctggaataagttcccactaaggcccataaggtttgagaaggaaaaaacacaaggtggaaagagtttccaagtgggaaggtggaatcctactccaagtaggattggagtaggactcctctgttggggaacgtcgcatgggaaacaaaaaatttcctacgcgcacgaagacctatcatggtgatgtccatctacgagaggggatgagtgatctacgtgcccttgtagatcgtacagcagaagcgttagagaacgcggttgatgtagtggaacgtcctcacgtccctcgatccgccccgcgaacaatcccgcgatcagtcccacgatctagtaccgaacggacggcacctccgcgttcagcacacgtacagctcgacgatgatctcgtccttcttgatccagcaagagagacggagaggtagaagagttctccggcagcgtgacggcgctccggaggttggtgatgatctcgtcttagcagggctccgcccgagctccgcagaaacgcgatctagaggaaaaactatggaggtatgtggtcgggcagccgtgagaaagtcgtctcaaatctgccctaaaagccccatatatataggaggagggagggggaccttgccttggggtccaagggaccctcaaggggtcggccgagccaagggggggaggactccccccccccaaaccgagttggacttggtttggtgggaggagtccccctcccttcccacttcctccctctttttttttcttttcctttgatttccttctcttggcgcataggcccccttggggctgtcccaccagcccactaagggctggtgtgtctccccaaagcctatgggcttccccggggtgggttgcccccccccccccccggtgaactcccggaacccattcgtcattcccggtaactccgaaaaccttccggtaatcaaatgaggtcatcctatatatcaatcttcgtttccggaccattccggaaaccctcgtgacgtccgtgatctcatccgggactccgaacaacattcggtaaccaaccatataactcaaatacgcataaaacaacgtcgaaccttaagtgtgcagaccctgcgggttcgagaactatgtagacatgacccgagagactcctcggtcaatatccaatagcgggacctggatgcccatattggatcctacatattctacgaagatcttatcgtttgaacctcagtgccaaggattcgtataatcccgtatgtcattccctttgtccttcggtatgttacttgcccgagattcgatcgtcagtatccgtatacctatttcaatctcgtttaccggcaagtctctttactcgttccgcaatacaagatcccgcaacttacactaagttacattgcttgcaaggcttgtgtgtgatgttgtattaccgagtgggccccgagatacctctccgtcacacggagtgacaaatcccagtcttgatccatactaaatcaactaacaccttcggagatacctgtagagcatctttatagtcacccagttacgttgcgacgtttgatacacacaaagcattcctccggtatcagtgagttatatgatctcatggtcataggaataaatacttgacacgcagaaaacagtagcaacaaaatgacacgatcaacatgctacgtctattagtttgggtctagtccatcacgtgattctcccaatgacgtgatccagttatcaagcaacaacaccttgttcataatcagaagacactgactatcatcgatcaactggctagccaactagaggcatgctagggacggtgttttgtctatgtatccacacatgtaaatgagtcttcattcaatacaattatagcatggataataaactattatcttgatacaggaattataataataactatatatttattattgcctctagggcataattccaacatcctccacctccaatttcggccaaacctttaggttttgaggctgcctcctcccctccctccctcctatatatagtggggttttagagctgatttgagacaacttttgtcatggcagcccgaccacatacctccacggttttacctctagatcgcgtttctacggagctcaggcggagccctgctgagattagatcaccaccaacctccggagcgccgtcacgctgccggaaaactcatctacctctccgtctctcttgctggatcaagaaggccgagatcatcgtcgagttgtacgtgtgctgaacgcggaggtgtcgtccgttcggcactagatcggagtggatcgtgggacggatcgcgggacggttcgcggggcggatcgagggacatgaggacattccactacatcaaccgcgtttcttaacgcttctgctgtgcgatctacaagggtacgtagatcgaaaatcccctctcgtagatggacatcaccatgataggtcttcgtgcgcgtaggaaatttttttgtttcccatgcgacgttccccaacactccgacCGTGCGTCTACTCCGTAGCTTGCCCCTGGTGGCTTTTTATGTTTCCTCTCCTTTCTTTTGGGCATGTTTGTGTTGTGGCCCCAGCAGCTCCTTTTTTATGACTATGGTTGAGACGCGATTGTATGGACGTTTGCTTTGTCTATAAAGCGGGACGAATGCCTGTTTCAAGagatcaatggaacatattgaaataaaaaaggaagaaaaagatcATAGGGGCCAAGAAATGCATGAGAAGGTCATGCGGAGGTCAAGAGCTCGCCGGAGCGGACAAAATCAATGTAGCGATGGGAGACTCTCGCGGGTGTTTCTCACTTATGCTTTTTCCAAAGATCAAAATGTCGAGAGAGTAAGAGATGGAAAAACGCACGTGGCACAAACTAGAGACGATGAGGACgggacgacgatgacaaaaatGCAGACGCATGCGATTTAGTGCTGGTTGATTTTCACTTCCAGTTTCAGATATATTTCACCAACAACCGGAATTTCTGTGATTTTGGTTTGTATTTCGGCCAAAGGGCCAAAAAATCACTTGAATTCAATTAGccttttgaaaaaaatcaaagcacattttgaaagttatttgaattcATGTGGCTACTGGAATCGCTGAAATGTTTTGGGCAAAATGTAAATATTTCAGTGTCTAGTGAAATTCAGTGAATTCCATCGAAATACTACTGAAAGTTAAAACCATCCGAAGAGGTGGTTGGCGGTTGGGGCGCGGCAGGATGGTCGGCAGTCGAAGTCGAACATGGAGGGGACGGGAGAAGGGGAAGGTGATGGGAAACGACGCTTCATTTCATTCCTGAACCATCCACTTTGTTCTTACCGTCGTCACACCACTTTCACGCAGTAGTTTTGCAAACAAGCACTCGTATGAAGGATTTAAAGATTGCACGCGCGCACTTACAAGTGCGCTTATTCTACGGCTCTTCGCAAGCCTAACTCTTATTGATAGTAAGTAGTGTATGCcatccgtttggagatcaatggttGGCGACGATCTCCTGCGCCCTGGTCTCATAGGTGAACTTGTAGTCGCTCTGCTTGGAGCTGTCCGCCGACCAGATGAAGAACCCCGGCAGCTTGTTCTGCCGCAGCAGCTCCTTGGCCGCGGCGATGCCTTGGTCCGGAGAGAGCAGCCCCAGCTCCTCGGTGGTCTTGCCGGTCTGCAAGCTGGCGAGCACCTTGGCGCCGGGGTAGTAGCCCGTCTGCCGGTCGTAGAACATCACGTAGGTCTGGACGTCGGTGTTGGCGCCGTAGCCGTAGAACTGGAAGTTGACGTAGTCGATGACCCGGGAGTACCTTGCCCACAGCGCCCTGTAGTACCTCTGCACGGTGTCGTCCTCGAACGGCGCgatggaggtggtgatgttggggAACCTGGCCTTGAGCTGGGTGAGCAGCCGGCCGGCGCACTCGACGAAGGTGTCGACGCTCACCCCGGTGGCGAAGCGCTCGTAGTCGACGTCCACCCCGTCGAGGCCGTACTCGTTGATGAGGCGCGAGAGCGACGCCACGGCGTTGGCCACCCACGAGTCGACGGAGTTGGGCGCGAAGGAGACCTTGACGATGTCCTGCACGCTGTCGCCGCCGAGGCCGACCATGACGCTCACGTTCGGGTGCGCGGCCTTGATGGCGGCCACGTCGGCGCGGGACAGGCTCGCCGTGTCCCAGAACGCGCTGAACGCGCCGTtggtcggcgtcggcgtcggcttCTGCGCCACCGGCGTGTAGTCGATGGCGAAGGCGAGGATGTAGTGGAAGCTGACGCCGGTGTTGACGGGCACGTCGGAGAACCGGACGCCGGTGAACTGCGCGCCGATGTACTCCCGGAACAGGTACCCGTTCGTCATGGCGATCGATCGAGCTGGAGCTGGCCTCGGTGTGAGGATCAAAGGCACCCCACTCTGCTGCTGATATATGCAGTGGCTCCGTAATTAGCCGGGCCTGCTGGTGGTTGGGCATGCACAAGATATGTCCGATGAGTACGCGGGCTATAAGTTGACGGATTCGCAGCTGGAAATGCGACGTTGcagctaatcgtgtgtgtcaacagGGATGAACATGATTTCAAGATACAGTGGATAGCAGCAGCTTTCAGTGACGAATGAGCAATCTGGGCAAGGAAGAACGCTCCACGCATGTGCCAGCTAACAAGTCCTAGCGTGCAAGCAGCTAGCTCTCCATGACTAGTCAGCTTGGCTTAACAGTCAATCATAGGGGAGGAAATTGAATTCTCCATCAAGGCAAATCTCCGATGGGCAGACACCGACGGTGACACCAAATCCACCCGGAGAAAAGTCCACTGCGTCTGCAAATCCTGTAGGCCACTCCGTAAATCCGTTGGTGCTTCCGGAAACGCGCTCTAGCTAGAGTGCTCTCGAAATGGATTTTCTCGAGAGTGCTCTGTGGGCCAAACGAAATGGATAGAACATCTCGAGCCGTTTGGCCCCAACGTACCCCGATGATAGCGTTTTTTACGTCGAGCCTTCCTAGACGAGCGAGTTTCCAGCCGCGTCACGAGGTTTCAGCCCCAGACGCCGACGTTTTTACAAATTCGACGACCAGCATGCTATAGTTTGATGATCGACACACTTATTAGTTTGGCGATCAAAAGGAAAGGATGGAATGAATCAAACAACCAGCTCGGCGCAGTTCGGCTCCTCTGCCGCGGTCGCGGGACTGTCCGGGGTcgtcgagctcgtcgtcggcgtcggttCTGTTGTGGTCACCGGTGTGGTTGGAATTGTCGTTGCCTTGGTCACCGGCGTGGTTAgagttgtcgttgtcgtggtcgcCGGCGTGATTGGAGTTGTCGTTGTCATGGTCGCCGATGCAGTCGTCGTTGGCGTCATCATCTGGTTTAAGATCAGGTCGCATTGCACGAAATATCACGCCTTCACCAGCTCGTCCATCATCGCCGTGTCTGTCCCTATCAAGAACGCCAGGTTGACGTTTCTCTTCTTCGCGCCGACGTTGGTCCTCAAAAGGTCAAACTTGACGCCTGGTTTGCCATCGACGCCGACCACCACGCGCCAGATTTCTCTTCCCTCTTGGCGGCGCTGCTCTTGGCGCCGGCGATGCACTGTTTGATCGAAGATTGTAGCCGTTCCGCAGCGGGCGCCGAGTCCCTCGCCGCCCTGGCTTTCTTGGTGCCATCTGGGTGCCCTTCTGCCGCAGGCGGGGCAGGCGTGTCCGGGTTGTAGGTCTCCTTGGCCTTGTCATCAGCGTTGAACATCCGCCCTTCAATCTACGTCTGAAACGCCCGGCGGCCTAGCCATCGGCTTCCTCTGTTTCGGCTAGCTGGAGTCAGCGACGGTGGCGGGGCGAGGGACAGTGTACTTCTTTGGcggtgattgcaatctctggcgatggctagacgaatgctgatgacaacaaactttcccttgcaacggcaccagaagaatgctgctagcactccccgacaatgaaactaggagaatgttgttgatggcccaccagcgcgtgggttcgcaacagttttcgagggtagagtattcgacccaatttgttggtttgcacgacgggaggtgagagaatactctcaagtattagcagctgaatttgtcagattcaaccacacctgaaagattagtatctgcaagcacagtagtaacaccaaagtaacgagtaacggcagtgtaatgagcaatagcgacagcaaggaacagcagtagtgacagcagtagcaagtagcaacagtagcaagcgacagtaatagcaacagcggtagcagcagcagagcaaaacaagtaacaacagtagtaacagtagtagcagcagcagcagagcaagacaagtaacagcagtaggacaaactcataggcaatgggtcggtgatttgtttggatgatattcatcatgcaacagctataacacggagagatatgtggctagctcccgttcgtcaatgtgatgcaggcatgcattccatgtgtcgtcatacgtgcttagggaaaagaacttgcatgacatctattgtccatccctcccgtggcagcggggtccaaaaggaaactacgggatattaaggttctccttttaattaagaaccggaccaacgcattaacacttggtgaacacatgaactcctcaaactatggtcatcaccgggagtgattccggttattgtcactccagggttgccggatcataacacatagtaggtaactacaacttgcaagatcgaatctaaaacacacatatattgatgacaacataataatttcagatctgaaatcatgacactcgggccctagtgacaagcattaagcatggcaaagtagtagcaacatcaatctcagaacatagtggatactagggatcaatccccttcaaaactaactcgattacatgatagatctcatcctactcatcaccgcccagcgagcctacgaatagattactcacgaacgacgaagagcttcatggaattggagagggaagaaggttgatgatgacgatggcgacgatttcccctctccggagcccaagacggactccagatctgccctccagatgaagaacaggtggtggcggcgcctccgtatcgcaaacgcgacgaaaacttctctttctatttttctgggacgaatggggacttatagacctgagattgggggcggcagagccgtgtgggccccacaagcctgcccaccgccaccagggggtggtggcggagcaagggcttgtagcccactggcccaccccctgaggtggagcttggcgcagatattttttatattttccaaaactgctccccgtaaattttcaggacgtttggagaactttgatttctgcacaaaaataacaccaaggcaattctgctgaaaacagcgtgagtccaggttagttccattcaaatcatgcaaattagagtccaaaacatgggcaaaagagtttggaaaagtagatacgatggagacgtatcaactcccccaagcttaaaaccttgcttgtcctcaagcaactcagttgacaaactgagagagaaagaaaaactttgacaaactatgtttgatcttgtcgttgcaactatgtctaactcataaccagaatttcagcaagatcacaagttaaccacattagcaaatgacacaaaggtctcatggtaaactaatatcaatggcataatcagctaacgagcaaataataatgagtttcaaataccaacacttcaagcaaaacaagcatgaagcaatatgaataggtggtatctcgctagctctttctgagaccgcaaaacataaatgcacaacactttcaaagatcaagggctgactaaacattgtaattcatagcaacgaagatccagtcatagtcatactcaatatcaatcaaaagcaaagcataaaaatgacagaggtgctctctaattggtggttatataagaggaggatgactcgacaggaaaataaatagaaaggcccttcgtagagggaagcattgatttgcagaggtgccagagctcaagctttgaaaacagagataataattttgggtggcatgctttcattgtcaacacaatgaccaagagttctcaatatcttccatgctactcatgctataggcggttcccaaacagaaaagtaaagttttaactcccccaccaccaatcaatcacactccacggctagccgaatcctcgggtaccgtccatactaacatcagtccggggggagtcttgttttacagttatgttttcgatttaagcgtggaactgtgcattccaaataccggcccctttctcgtgaatgactgtgaataaacacatgtcgaggataacactcctagcatggaagataccaatagccctctgtcaccacatgagcggttcgggcatgcaaaacagattatttcttgaaggtttagagaatggcacatgcaaatttacttggaacggcaggtagataccgcaaataggtaggtatggtggactctcatggaaaaacttttgggtttatgcaagtggatgcacaagcagtattcttgcttagtacaaatgaaggctagcaaaagactgggaagtgaccaactagagagcgataacggtcatcaagatgaaatgagtttgactaacattaaatgcaagcatgaacaggatataaatcaccatgaacacgaacatcatagaggctatgttgattttgtttcaactacatgcatgaacatgcgccaagtcaagccacttgaaacattcaaaggagaataccatcctatcatactacatcatagtcatctcaaaatctatgttagcatccaagacaaaccattataagctctcagctaaataagcatggcatcagaaactatgatctctaagttgtcattgcaaacatggttctctcacaacaaagctaaatctgggtcgacaagctagtcatatttacaaaaaccaaatagatagagttcataccagcttttcagtctcagtcacttcatcatatatcatcatcgttgcctttcatttgcacgatcgaacgatgtgaacaataataagcgcattggactaagctgaatctgcaggcaaacacaaaggagaagacaaaataatatggctctttgaaagctaaacaggtaagcatgcaagaaccaataaacattgtaaccaatatcttctaccttgacacaaagaaaaagaaaactatttacacgggaaagctcccaacaagcaaaagaagaaagaaaaatctttttgcgtttctcaaaaggacacaaaacaagaaaacaaaaagaaactagcatggataatacagtggcaaagtgtaaacaccggctaacagagtgaaagcataagcatgaatgtaaagtcggtgaaaacacgtactcccccaagcttaggcttttggcctagcttggtctactcccatggtgggaaataactagctccgggatactctggagcagactgtggatgccactgttgtgtgagctcctctggctcccactgataaactggcgtgtggtactcgactggcggctcgggcacgggcgcctgtggttgggccaagccccaatatgcgtagatgtccgcgggcataatagtgtacctgactACATGAAGAtctaacaaagaaggagcaggcaaagtaatagtctctcgagtaccctgactaaacaccaggttataaatcatccgtctactagcatctctatccagaaaatcatggcgaaccatgctatcataatgcagatatctctcagggagaagcatctctccttcctctcccagtctaatcggtatctcaaagtgtctggcaagacgcgtagcatagatacctccatagacgacacccttagaacggtttaggttcaaccgttgagctactatagcgcgcaagctataagtcttatcgttataaaggccttcgcgcaaaaccgcaaggtctggagaactaagtgatctagcctcccc encodes:
- the LOC123414974 gene encoding chitinase 1-like, with amino-acid sequence MTNGYLFREYIGAQFTGVRFSDVPVNTGVSFHYILAFAIDYTPVAQKPTPTPTNGAFSAFWDTASLSRADVAAIKAAHPNVSVMVGLGGDSVQDIVKVSFAPNSVDSWVANAVASLSRLINEYGLDGVDVDYERFATGVSVDTFVECAGRLLTQLKARFPNITTSIAPFEDDTVQRYYRALWARYSRVIDYVNFQFYGYGANTDVQTYVMFYDRQTGYYPGAKVLASLQTGKTTEELGLLSPDQGIAAAKELLRQNKLPGFFIWSADSSKQSDYKFTYETRAQEIVANH